The window CAAGCGAACGTCGtccctccctgacagatgtttgtccaatCTGGTTTTACCCCAGTGTGGAGATTCCATAGCTTCCCTTGGAAACTCATTCCTATGCTTAACCACTCATGCAGTCAGAATTGttgcctaatatctaacctaaatctccacGCATTACTTACACCCATTACTACTTGCCGTGTCTTCagagacatggagaacaattggtcACTGCTCTCTTTATAACAGTCTTAACTTATTTGAATAGTTATCAGATTCCCCTTCATTCCTCTCTGAATACTAAACATACCTAGGCTTCTGCCTTGTCTTAAAGATCTGGCTTTTTAAACTCTATCAGTATTGTTGCTGTCCACTggtgtccagtttgtccacaacTTTCTTAAAACACTGCATCCAGTCCTCCAGCTGAGACACCACAAGGCTGAGTAAAGCTGTACAATTAACACCTATGTCTTTGCATgtaacactcctgctaatatacCCCAGAATACTAGCTTTTTTCACAAGTGCATCCCcttgttgacttatatttaattTGTGAGCTGCTTGCTGTACTAACAAGAGCTATTTCAGCAATACTGTATCCCAGCCCGTTATTTCCCAATGTGTACAATACATTTGATTGTTCCCTTCCTGAGTGAAGTACTTTACACTTGTCTTTAATGAAGTCCAACCgattctccaatttgtcaggcttattttgaattctaaaccTCTCCTCCTGATTGTTTGTAACCTGTTGACTTGGTGGTCATTTGCAAATATTATAAGCACTCACTCCATTCCGTAATTCACATCATAATGAAAGTATTGACTAGTGCCTGATCCAggactgccctctgctggacccctctAGTTAGGCTCTcacattgataactactctggtCTTCCAACCAGCTTTGCATCCACCTTACAGAATTTTCACCTACACCTCATTTTGTTAGTTTGCGTCTCAGGATATTTCACATTTATGGCTTTCCCAACATCCGCTAGGCCTGGAACCCCATCAAAGCAGGAAATGGTAGgtgtggcatgatttgttcttgcaAGAATCTGTAATTTGTAACCCCGTTATCCTCCCAAGTGCTTACAAGTGGATTGTTTAATCATTTGTTCCAGTGGCTGTTCCAGTATTGAAGTTAGGCTGGCTGCCcttgttttctttgttctttttcaACATACTGCTAGGTTTGCCCTTCTATGATATTCTGGGACCTCATCTCTTTGGGAGATCCCCCCCATATCCTCCCTGCACCAACTCCCCTGGAAAGAAACGAGTGAAGAGTTGAACCCTACGCTATCTCTGACAATTCATTCACTGCCCTGCATCTCATGCTGTCATTTGCACAGTCCCGAGTGAGTGGCATGTGGCTTTACAATACCCAGCTGGCTTGTTGCACACCATGTTGCACAGGAGTGAGGCTGGGGCAAATCCAGCCCAGAGACTGGGAGGAGCACATCTGCTCTCTTCCTGCAACTCCCCTTCCCTGAATGTTTCAGGACACAGCTGACTGTAGATGTCTGCACATGCTACATGGTGAAGCCCGATTTGTGCCTTGGATGAGACTCTTAGTAAAGACACTAGATGGTGCAATAACCTTTGGATAAAGAGCAATCTAAGAGCTAGAGCTGCAGAAAATGGGGCTGCATTGTTGACACAGGTGAAATCCTGACAGGGTCTAATTCCAGCATTATGTAAAAAGAAGCAAAACTCTGCGAAGTCACGTGGCTTTTTAATACTGTTGATTGATCTGGAGGCAGTTTTATGTTACAAGCCTTATTATAACATGACTTCTTTCTacccctgcttctcccaccccagGATTTTTAATTGGGAGTAAAACAAAGGGCTTCAAAGGACACAGAGTGATTGTGCAGCACGACAGGGCTCTGTCCCCCAGGCCATGTGAAACCATGTCATGTGTCCCAGATCTTAGCTACAGAGTCTGAGCTCCCAGTGCTTGTCTCTGGCTTGACTTTTCCATCCTACCCCTCCCCGGTTAGTCATTGGCAGTTgctggggcagcagagctgagTAAAATCTTTTTGGTGAACAGTAAATGCACCCCAAAAATACCTTTTTGGGAGCACTGACATTCACAGATTAGTATCGGCTAAAACCCTCAAGCCCTGCCCTGAACCTAGTgaggaaatggccatgcattttGAGAGTCCCTAGTGGCTtggtttcatttttcattccAAGGAGATGAGAGGTCAAGGCTGTTTTGAAATTaaccattttttccccctctttggcTACCAGACCAATCTCCTGGTCCCTTGGCTTCGGTGAGgagtggcagggggagcagcacagggccaaaGGGTCTCAGTGGGAGAGGGCAGTGGTCAGTTCTCCGATAGCATGAGGAGAAAGccaagtggagtgctgcaggcTGGTGTGGGGTGCAGCACGGAAGTGGGGTGATCAGCCTGGCTTTGATGCCAGCTTTGACACCAGCAGAAATGGCTGCAGGCCCACGTTGCACAGCAGAGGAGTTTAGCTCCTCCTGCCATGCAGTGCGATGGGGCCAGGCTAGGGGAGCTCTGCCCTGGGCCTGAGTGTTTGCTTGCtctgggcttgtccacactacgacctttctttgaaggaaggatgttaattagggtgttgggagttgactaatgaagcgctgccgtgcataggcagcacttcattaagcaaattcctctcccccccctccccccccgcagcaacttcaaagttttaaactgtgAAGCACCAGCatgtgtctagccgcagctcacctgccggtacttcaaagtcccctcagTCCTCAAAATTACTGGCCTGTGCacggcagcgcttcattagtaaactcgcaacaccctaattaccatccttccttcgaaggaaagtggtagtgtagacaagccctctgtgtcATAGGCTGTATGGGGCCCAGCAGCTAGGCTGTGTGTAGTTTAATCTGCCATGAGTGAGATGCAGAAGCAGAAGCCCTAAGCTTAGCGTGAATCATCTCCAACCTCAACCCTATTTCTCCTGCCTCAGCTAGAGAGAGCAGCATACAGCGGCCTCATGCTCTTCATTCACAAGCTACGTTCAGGCAGGCCTCAGCAGAGCTCCTAGTCCCCCTCACAGGTCACTCAGCACTGAGTGTGGGCAAAGCTAGAAAAGTCCAAAGCTCCATCTGCCAGGTGCATCAGCATGAAACTGAATCCTGGAGCTCTGCAGGTGGTTCCCACCATTCATTTTCCCAAGTGCCCAGGTCCTAATTAGTGTTAATAGCCGCTGGCTGTGATAGTAagcagcatgccctgtcctgGTGCCGAGCCTTGGAGAACCCCATTTGGAGCACTGAGGTTTGACTCTACATCAGACCTTCTGTTATACTCAGGCCTGCATTCAGTGCTTAGACTGGGGCATTGCAGAGATTGGATCCCTGGCCCTATGGCTGCCATCTCTACAAAGCTGATGCTGGTGGCCAGGACTGTTCAGTGACAAGCCAGCTTTTCCCTGCAAACACGGTCAACCAGCCTGGCTGTTTCCTTGGGAGTAGTTTCTGtgcagcaccctgccagctgctcgcaCACCTGGTTTTGCTTAACTCCCTTCCTGttgcaggaaggggatgggaaTTCCAGTGACAGAGGTTAACCTCCAAAAAGAAACATCCCACCCCTTCTTCAAAGACTACACAGGCGCTCTTCCCCTGCTGCCTGTTTTGAACCTTCTAACTAtgcagaggagtggggagggggctggagtcaCTGGTATGTCACAGCTTCATGCAGAATCTGGGACCCAGCTTACACAGAAATGCCTGGCCCTCAGGATCTAGCCCAGTggtcagctctgccactgatcaaCCTTGGTTAAGTCATGTGTCTGGTGTAGGCCttggtttcccctcccaccctttgtctatCTTGACTAAGTGCTGGGACTGGAATGAGTGTGTGCAGCACAATGGAGGCCTGATTTTACTTTGGCCTCTTGGTGCAACCTGCCCACAAATCACCCTCACCCAATAATCAGCTTTCTGGGATCTGCTAGCCCATTACTGTAACTTTCAGGCGTATGTGCCCTCGCATTGCAAGACAGGCTGAGGAGTGTGTTGTGTATGCCCAGGAGAATCAGGCACAAAGGAATTAGTGACTCAGTAAAGGCACCCCCAGCAATGCTCTGTGATAAGGATTATGCTCCAGCCTAAGTCACGCTGATGTGATGCCAGGCTACACGTGTGCTGTGACTAGACAGGCTGAGCCCCGTCCTGGTAGCAGGGGGAGACAATAGGAGCCCTGGGGTGTGGGAAGAGCTGAAACGGGCAGCTAACTAACATGGTTCATAAACTGACTAATGACTTGAACTTCTACAGAACCctctggagactgactggctccCACCTCTTGAGCAGCTAGACAGTGTCGATGCTTGCAAAACCCAAATAGGTTTGGGCTGTATTCTTTTGCTGCAGCTGTTTCTGTCCCTGGCTCCCAGACCACCAAGAGTTAAGGCGCTTGGAGCTAGTTTCCTTTGGCACCAAGCAGCCCCTATCTTTTCAGCCGTCTGGATTTAATAAAGGCCAGCGAATGAGGCAGTGTTCCGCCCCCCAGGAACTCTCCAAACATTCCAGAGCTGTGAGCCTCCAGCTTGGAGTAGGACACCAAGCACGCCTGCTCTCACCCACCCCAGTAGGCGAAGCAGTGCTGCCTTCCAAAGCCAACCATGGCCCCAAGACTCAGCCTCCTTCTCGCTCTGCTCCTGGCAGGGCCCATCATCGCTCAACAGCAGTTCATGGAATACATGGAGAGGAGACTTGCCAGCTTGGAGGTAAGCTCACAGCTCTGCATCTCCCTTTCTTGCTGTGGGGAAACAGCACCAGGCCTGGCTCAGGGTTTTCCCCATCTCCCACACTCGCAATACAGGCCTCTTTGCACAGGCGACAGTTTGACCTGCCTTTGAAACAAAGTTAACAGTGGCcgtggggggaggctgggtgaAGGCGTTTTGTCTCGTGGGAGTCCCAGCTCAGGATTGCAGTGCTGTGAGCTCAGAGAAGGCAGGTGAGAGAGAGGAGATGGTGGGACATGTGCTGAGTGTACAGGTGCCAATGGCTGAGACGAATGTAGAAGCAGGTGCCATGTGGGTGAGTGGGTGGTCAGGTGTGTGCAGGAGAGTGAGGCCAGAGGGTATCTCCAAACTGCCCTAGCAGTCAGAGCAGGAAGAGGGCTGTTGTTCAAGGTTGTAATGTGAGGCCATGCATACATTGAGGGGCATGCAAGCTGTGCTGGGAATGGCATTAGTCACAGGCCCAGGTGGCCAGGAGCAGCAAGAGAGCTGCCCTGTATGCTGTGCACCAGTCCCCTCCAGGCAAAAGGGGTCCCAGCatctcaccctcccaccccccaggagcGGATCTCCCAGTGGCACGACCAGAACAGCCGCTACTCCACCGAGCTGCGTGAGTTCAAGAACCAGGTGATCACCATGCTGGAGAACATGGAGAAGGAGCGGGACAGGCTGCGCACGGAGATGGAGAACACAGCAGTGCGGGTGGACCGGCTGGAGCGTGAGGTGGACTACCTAGAGACTCAGAACCCCGCTCCACCCTGTGTGGAGGTGGATGAGAAGCTGATGGAGAACCAGGTCTCCACAGCAAAGAAGAGAAAGAATGAGAAGTATGATAAGCTGACAGGTGAGACCATGCATCTTCCCTACCCAGCAACATGCACCTTGGGCAGCACCTAGGCACAGAGCTGCCCTCTCCATGGGACAGGtcagagcagctgcccaggccctgtgctttgggggtcCCGCAGTGGATGCctcagctgtcctatggatggtGTCCAGGGATTACCTTGGGGCCTGGCACACAGTAGCAGCAGGTGGTGCCAGCACCACAAATACTAGCAGCCTATTCTGCTCTGCCTCACCCCACCGCCATCTCCCAGCCCACGGCACTCGGCTTTGccagggcagcaggaagcagaacatCCAGGGTACTGAAGAGGAGCACAGCgctgcagagtggggcagggTAGGCTGCCAGGTTGCACCGGCTCCCACCGCTGTCATGAGAGCtgactcctcctgcagctgcatgccgggcccccccacccaggaaTCCCCTGGCTCTTGTTGGCTGGGGTAAGGGGCTTTaggcaagggggcagggctggggagaaggggtgtaGCAGGGGCAGTGCCGCATCTGCGGCAGGGGGGTTACCCTAGATCCTGCGCCTGCGGCACTGAGGGGGGCGGttgctctggtcccagcccccttAAACCCAGCCCTGCCTAGACAttcccagaggagctgcaggggagtgttTGTGTTGGTACAGAGCCACTGGTTGTCGAGTACCACCCCCCCCGCAGGTGAATTTCTCCCCTGACCAGTCCATTGGCCCACAGACCATGTGGATAGGTCAGACTGAGCTGTGTCACATTGAGGCTTGGTACCTCAGACTTCCCCCCATCTATATAATGGGCTcggtagccccccccccccacacctcttggGCTGTCTCCTAGGGTCTACATTGCTAGCACCATGGGGCCCTGAGCTCAGCTGTCAGTGAATACAAGACTAACCTAAGCCTGCTCCAAGCCCTCCTTGTGCTCTGCATTGAATCCCTGACTCTTGCCACATACTGGGGAGAGGCTGGCCCAGTCTTGCTGCTAgttctgcagcagctccttcccTCTCCTGATGCACTCGTGCTCCATGATCTTCCCCTACCCTCCCTCGTTGGGCATAAGCTGCCTTGCCCTGGGGAGCCTGACATTgctgcatgtgcaggctgaggtacacTGTCTCTGTCCCGTATGAGTCCAGTCAGTTTCCTAAGCACCAGAACCTGTCCAAGCATGGAGAAAAGCACCTGGGTGAAATGTGCAGCTGCCCAAACAGCTCAGCACTTGCTTCCCAGCACTACTGGAGCAGCTAACAGGATGGAAGTTGGGTTCAGGCTCCTTCTGAAACAAAGAGGCTTGGGCCACAGTTCCCAAAACTGGTCTGTTTTGGGTGCTTGGCTGGAGTCTCCTGGAGATTGCAGTAGTGCGGCTCCCAAGGGCTGTGAGTACCTAGCCAAGCTGGCCCCAGGGAGAGCAGTGGGCTGAGCACTTCAGTCAGGGGGGCCTGGTTAGAGGCCTACACGGGTCCGGATGTTGCTTGATGTCTCCAGCCAGGTTTCCAAGTACAAGGCAAGAAAAACAGCAGGATTTACTCCGGAAATGTACGCTGGACGCAGTTTGGCACACATCTGCACAAGCAGACAGTTCAAGGGACTCAGTGCATTGAACACAAAACCCTAGTAGCCAAGTTCCCACCCTTGGTTATCAGATTGGCCTGGGGTGTAAGACACACATGAGAGCTGGGGTCAAACACGCCAAGCTCAGAAACCAGTTTTCAGAGGCAAATCTGGAGTCTGGGAAATGCAGCAAAGCCTTCCTTCTTGTTTGATCAAAGCCTTTCTCCTTCATACCTGGAACCCCCTAAAGCCTAGCCCTTCttgagctgggggccaggcaggcaggagtcaggagaTGTAGGGAGGCCACTGCACAACTGCTGTGGGTTTTCTGTGGCAGGCACCCAGGTATGACTCTGCTGGGAAAAGGTACCAAACCCTGAGGCAGCAAGCAAGAGAGAGGGAAGTTACTTGCATTTGCAGGGCTCAGATCAGGGGCTGAGATGTCACTGAGGAAGAATCACATTTTCCTGTCAGCCTCAGAAATAAAGTCCTCCCTAAATATTCTCTTCAAGAGATGGCCCCCCCCTTCTCCTATGCACTTATTTCTCCACTGGCAGgagggtgctgggtctccagtTTCTGTGCACCTCAGCAAAGGCGTTTGtggccctggctggctgctgggggctgactctcacagcctctcctgcaccctcacagatTGCAGTGACACCATCTCCCAGGTGAAAGCCATGAAGATCCTGAAAAAATTTGGCAGCAGCGCTGGGATGTGGACGAAGGACCCAGTTGGCAGCTCAGAGAAGATCTACGTCTTTGATGGCACCAGCAACGACACTGTCTATGTGTTCCCCAGGATGAGGGAGTTCACACTGTTCTCCGCCACACGGAAGGCAGCCCGTATCAAGCTGCCCTACCCCTGGGTGGGCACCGGCCACCTTGTATACGGGGGGCACCTTTACTACATCCGGCAGCAGGGCACCTTtcaggtcatcaagttcagcttGGCCAACAAAACCATTGTGGACAGCTCCGTGTTCCCAGCTGAGGAGCAAGTCCCTGTCTTTGGCCTTTCTGCCTTCAACTACATTGATGTGGCGGCTGATGAGGAAGGGCTCTGGGCCATCTATGCTACGAGGGAGAATGAGAAAAATATCTGTCTGGCCAAGCTGGACCCTGTCTCCCTGGACATAGAGCAGATGTGGGACACGCCTTGCCCCCGGGAGAATGCTGAGAGCGCCTTTGTCATCTGCGGTGCCCTATATGTAGTGTACAACACGAAACTGCCCAGCCGCTCCCGCGTGCAGTGTGTCTTTGATGTcagtggcaccatgacacccgaGGATGCAGCCTTAGTGTACTTCCCCAAGCGCTACGGCTCTCACTCCAGCATGAAGTACAACCCCAAGGAGCGCCAGATCTACGCCTGGGACGATGGCTACCAGATCATCTATAAGATGGAGATGAAGAAGAAACTGGAGATCTGAGAGAGGCTGACCTGGGCCTGCATCCCACTCTGCCATTCTGTCTCATGTTGAGCAGTGCCTGGCCTGTGTGGTCTACAACTGCCCAGCTTGCTTTAGGGTGGCAGAACCAACACCTCAAACTAATGTCATGCCCACATGCCCACCAtcactccctcctttccatgaCTGTGAAttgtgctgcagcaccccagccagctctgcctcttGACTGATGCACCCCAGCTTACTGCCATGGGGCCCTGTGGAACCAGCAATGGCATCCCCTGGGCTACTCACCCAGGCAGCAAGGGAATAGCCACAGGTCACCATCATGAACCCTGGGGATGCTGGGAGCTGTCACACTGCTGTGTGCCAGTTTGCAACATGAGGAAGTTTAAcaggatttaaaataaaaaaagtgtgAAGGAGCTGTTGCCAGCAGGTGAGGTTGGCTGGAGCCCTCCGCGAGGGAGCTGTGTGCAGGCTCTCCCACGAGATGAAGACAGCTCCCTCTTGGCCTGCCATGCTGTAGtgcagctccaggggaggggccTCTCTCACCCTTGGGTCAGGTGGGCTCCTAGGCCTGAACGCCACACTGACAAATTTTTGGAGCTCTCCCAGCGAAGTGTGCCCTAGGGCAGCACCCGTCATGCTCTCCCTCCCGTCCTGTGTAGCCAGCCCCCTCCTGAGTGTTTGATCAGAGGTAAATtcgtccagctcccagctgctggcctagTGATTTTGCACTGAAGGGGCTGTAGCTTAGTTTCTGCTAAGATATTGTGTGTGCCCCTCGAAACACACACATCAACCTGCTTTTGTCCCTGTCTGGCTTGTCTCCCAGAGATGCTGTTGACTAGACAAGCAGTTTGCAGTCAGCACCTCTGCCTCCCACAGAACCAGTTTTGCAATGGGAAGGCACTGCTGGGAATGCTGTTAGCACCAGAGCACAAACCCCAGCTCCTCAGGAGGAAGGCAGCCAAAGAAACTCTGCGTAATAAAGGATTTTCCACTCACCTACTCTCCCGCCTCTGTTCCCTCCCCAGTCACCTGCATGGTTTCTGCCCTGGCCTTGACCCATGGTCCATTTGTAACAAAGTTCATGGTTTATTACACATAAGTCAGGCTGAAGCACAGGCCCAGACGTATCAGGACATGCCagcggtgggtgggggcagggagaatccCTTGTGTAG is drawn from Carettochelys insculpta isolate YL-2023 chromosome 26, ASM3395843v1, whole genome shotgun sequence and contains these coding sequences:
- the OLFML3 gene encoding olfactomedin-like protein 3 isoform X1; this encodes MAPRLSLLLALLLAGPIIAQQQFMEYMERRLASLEERISQWHDQNSRYSTELREFKNQVITMLENMEKERDRLRTEMENTAVRVDRLEREVDYLETQNPAPPCVEVDEKLMENQVSTAKKRKNEKYDKLTDCSDTISQVKAMKILKKFGSSAGMWTKDPVGSSEKIYVFDGTSNDTVYVFPRMREFTLFSATRKAARIKLPYPWVGTGHLVYGGHLYYIRQQGTFQVIKFSLANKTIVDSSVFPAEEQVPVFGLSAFNYIDVAADEEGLWAIYATRENEKNICLAKLDPVSLDIEQMWDTPCPRENAESAFVICGALYVVYNTKLPSRSRVQCVFDVSGTMTPEDAALVYFPKRYGSHSSMKYNPKERQIYAWDDGYQIIYKMEMKKKLEI
- the OLFML3 gene encoding olfactomedin-like protein 3 isoform X2, whose translation is MEYMERRLASLEERISQWHDQNSRYSTELREFKNQVITMLENMEKERDRLRTEMENTAVRVDRLEREVDYLETQNPAPPCVEVDEKLMENQVSTAKKRKNEKYDKLTDCSDTISQVKAMKILKKFGSSAGMWTKDPVGSSEKIYVFDGTSNDTVYVFPRMREFTLFSATRKAARIKLPYPWVGTGHLVYGGHLYYIRQQGTFQVIKFSLANKTIVDSSVFPAEEQVPVFGLSAFNYIDVAADEEGLWAIYATRENEKNICLAKLDPVSLDIEQMWDTPCPRENAESAFVICGALYVVYNTKLPSRSRVQCVFDVSGTMTPEDAALVYFPKRYGSHSSMKYNPKERQIYAWDDGYQIIYKMEMKKKLEI